The following are encoded together in the Proteiniphilum saccharofermentans genome:
- a CDS encoding sulfatase family protein, with translation MNKIITIGAFALSALPAIAQQPDKRPNIIFIMSDDHATQAISAYGHPVSKLAPTPNIDRIADNGAQFLNNYCANSISGPSRASILTGKHSHKNGFLANWNKEFDGTQQTLPKILQENGYQTALIGKWHLISKPTGFDHWMILKDQGDYNNPDFITENDTVQYFGYVTDLITTFTKQWLQTRDDTQPFFLMMQHKAPHRNWVPAERHYNLYEETVFPVPENYFDDYEGRYAAKHQEMNIYRDMYEGHDLKMVTGINSDSLLYDPWPHAFIETLTPDERQRFFDAYRERNNDFYTTPRNEKEIAEWKYQRYMQDYLATIRAVDESVGQILDYLEQTGLDKNTLVIYTTDQGFYLGEHGWFDKRFMYEESFQMPLLMQYKGHIPPGTKIEGFTQNIDFAPTFLDFCGIEVPADMQGRSFKELMETGTTPDDWRRSLYYHYYEFPGFHSVRAHYGVKTDRYKLIHFYKEGIWELFDLEADPMEMQNIYGKEGTGEITGKLKQEILRLQALYEVPEEHR, from the coding sequence ATGAATAAAATCATCACCATCGGGGCGTTTGCTTTATCGGCGTTACCGGCTATTGCCCAACAACCGGACAAACGCCCCAATATCATTTTTATCATGAGCGACGATCACGCCACACAGGCGATCAGCGCTTATGGGCATCCTGTCTCAAAACTGGCTCCTACACCAAACATCGACCGGATAGCCGACAACGGGGCGCAGTTCCTGAACAACTATTGCGCCAACTCCATCTCGGGACCGAGCCGGGCCAGTATCCTGACCGGCAAGCACAGTCATAAAAACGGCTTCCTGGCTAATTGGAATAAAGAATTCGACGGGACACAACAGACACTTCCAAAAATTCTTCAGGAGAACGGGTACCAAACCGCATTGATCGGTAAGTGGCACCTGATCTCTAAACCCACCGGTTTCGACCACTGGATGATACTGAAAGACCAGGGAGATTATAACAATCCTGATTTTATCACGGAGAATGATACGGTGCAGTACTTCGGTTATGTCACTGACCTGATCACCACCTTCACCAAGCAATGGCTGCAGACAAGGGACGACACGCAGCCTTTCTTCCTGATGATGCAGCACAAAGCCCCACATCGTAACTGGGTTCCGGCGGAACGACACTACAACCTGTATGAAGAAACGGTATTTCCCGTGCCGGAGAACTATTTCGATGATTACGAAGGCAGGTATGCCGCAAAACATCAGGAGATGAATATCTACCGCGATATGTACGAAGGGCATGACCTGAAAATGGTGACAGGTATCAATAGTGACAGTCTGCTCTATGACCCCTGGCCGCATGCTTTTATCGAAACCCTGACACCGGACGAGCGACAACGTTTCTTTGATGCATACCGGGAACGGAACAACGACTTTTATACTACCCCACGGAATGAGAAGGAAATCGCCGAATGGAAATACCAACGCTATATGCAGGATTACCTGGCTACTATCAGGGCAGTAGACGAAAGCGTGGGGCAGATCCTCGATTACCTCGAACAAACCGGACTGGACAAAAATACCCTCGTGATCTATACTACCGACCAGGGGTTTTATCTGGGTGAACATGGCTGGTTCGATAAACGTTTCATGTATGAAGAGTCTTTCCAAATGCCTCTTCTCATGCAGTATAAAGGACATATACCCCCTGGCACAAAGATAGAGGGATTTACACAGAATATAGACTTTGCCCCTACTTTCCTGGATTTTTGCGGGATCGAAGTACCGGCAGATATGCAGGGCAGGTCATTCAAAGAGTTGATGGAAACAGGTACGACTCCGGACGACTGGCGCCGGTCGCTTTATTACCACTATTATGAATTTCCCGGCTTCCACAGTGTGCGGGCCCATTACGGAGTGAAAACCGACCGGTATAAACTCATTCATTTCTATAAAGAAGGGATATGGGAACTTTTCGATCTGGAGGCAGATCCGATGGAAATGCAGAATATCTACGGGAAAGAAGGTACCGGGGAAATTACAGGTAAATTGAAGCAGGAAATACTGCGGCTACAGGCCCTTTATGAAGTTCCGGAAGAACATCGGTAA